In the Myxocyprinus asiaticus isolate MX2 ecotype Aquarium Trade chromosome 31, UBuf_Myxa_2, whole genome shotgun sequence genome, ccgtggttgtggacATGGGCaaagactggggaacgacctctgtggtcgtgagcactggcagagattggggaacgacctccgtggtcgtggacatgggcagagactggggaacgacctccatggtcgtgagcatgggcaaagactggggaatgacctccgtggtcgtggacatgggcagagactggggaatgacctccatggtcgtgagtactggcagtgactggggaacgacctccgtggtcatggacatgggcagagactggggaacgacctccgtggtcgtgagcatgggcagagattgGGAaagagtccttttccttctcctcctctttggCCAGCAGGGAGCATGGTTACAGGCCATGGAAGGCATGGAGATAGAGGCCGTGGAAGGCATGGAgataggggccgtggaaggcgtggagataggggccgtggaaggcgcggtgataggggccgtggaaggcgcggagataggggccgtggaaggctgtGAGGGATCTACCACTGGGACTTTGTGAGGGTCTTCCTTAAGGGTAGTTAGAAGTGAAAGGAGATGTAGGGACAGTGTGGCTCTGACATATTCCAAAAATGAAAGATTCTCCACTTGCAGAAGGGCTGTTGGGTGGTGAAAGTTCAAGCCCATTCCATAGATGGAACTGAGGTAGGGGTCCAAAATATTGGAGGAAGTGGCAAGTTGACTGAACTTGGCAGTGTATtccaggagaggaaggtcttgtttAAGTAAGTCCATGAATAATCCGGTAAACTCCATAATTTGTTTGGGTCTGGATGAGTGGGAGAGGATTagagggatcgctggagtagaggaggaCGTTGGGAGGAACCAGTATGTAAATCCGTATTTCTTTGTtgtgggtcagtccttctgtaacgttggaTGTCTAGGAGTGGTAGAGGAAGATaggagacgcaggagtggaatctttaaatcctttaattataatcatAGGAGTTGAACAAACGCTGGAGCAGAACAAACTAAAAGGCTCAACAGTAGtaattgctggagtggaacaaacactggaatGGAACACACTATAATTCTAAACATCAAAACTTagcacaacataacacttcattaactcaacgtaacacttcaaggactgacaaagacttaacaaaactagttagtttgatgttttagattagcaataaagtcttgtttctATTCAAAGCTAATTTGACTGTgggatattttgataaataatcttgtcacttgatttttaaaagattgcGCTCCGAAGCTCgaaccatatctaaacatatttgtgatattattttcaataagccatgagaacagtattactccaataagtgaattaatcataattaccTTATAAAAGTgaattccttacatataaattgtgtgCAGATACAACGAGCTTGTTGTATTACATTTtcaatggtggagaattttattaaGCCTTACATTCAGTCAGGATGAAGAGCTGGATGGTGCCTTGACCCTGAATGCGGTCGGGAGGGTTGCGCACATAGCAGTTGTAGATGCCCTCATCAGTCAACTGAACATTCAAGATAGTGATTGACAGATCATTCTTCTCCAGAATCCCAGAAAAAACAACACGGTCTCCAAATCGGCTTGACTTCAGTGGTGTTATCCTGTTCTTATAAGTCATAAACtaggacaaaaaaagaaaaaaaaaacacacattttggaAGGAAAGTAGATTGAGATAAAGACAGACTAAAGAGAATCATGTAGTTATTATCTAAAGACTCAATGAAATGCCTtgatgaacaatttttttttttttttcctatgttGACATCTTGGGGCTTtttcctttaaaataataaatagcctttagtttacatcatagTCATGAACCATGGTttgcttgctattgctagtcggAGGTGGTACTAGGAGGAGGgaaattctcattctagagaaacttttattggacaaaaatgtggatACGCCCCTGAGTggaagatgagtcatcaatattttggtccGTTTTCCAGGAAGAGAACATCTGAAAACTCTAACTGCGTATATCCTTAATTTGgtcaacattttaagaatacactAGCatttagatggcctcaaagctaacagatatGGACTTAACACCAAAattagatggcctcaaagctaacagatatggactcaagggcatagatttggcttgaacattgggggatTGCAGTGTGAATtctttacccatgtttccattgatcatggtataaataatgggggttgtacttgcttgttttgattattgcatCCCCCCAGAATATACGCCCCTGTATGGAATTAACACCATAAAAGTAAAAATTGTATTTCATGAAGTctttaaacatttacacatttgatgGCATCATTTCTAATCAACTTTACTATTACTAACATTGTCTTGAAAAATCAGTTGTAAGATAAAGTTTACATGTTACAAAAGATATATAAATGTTTAGTCTTGCTGTTCACTCACCATCTCCTCTGTACTATTGCTTGTTTCCTTATAGGTCCAGTTCATGGCAAACTTGCTGGGATCCAGCTTGTAGCATGAGGTAAACGCACAGGGGATTTTGACATCAGTGCCATTGAGAACGTTGATCTGTTGTGGCACCAGCACATCCATGGAAGAGGTTGGACAGGCTACGAGATATGAAAATATACACATCTAATTCATGCCATCTGATTGGTGAGATACTTCACTATAAAGTGCAAGTTTTATATCTTATGTACAGTATCTAATGTAATAGATTTATTATGACAACTTTAAGCCCCATGTATATTTGAGGTTTAGGTTAAATCTGTTTTTATTAACTGTTCTTgtactaaaaaaagctagatgcagcacattAAATTATATAGAACACAGctgtctcaagacacattttttgAACGTTGAAGTTCTTTTAGACTTGACAAGGCAAGTCGAAAAGGTGCTCCTTTTTGAAACACCCCCCAAAAAACAGTGAGATGATGCACAATGGTCGAAGAAATCCGTCTAATGCATATTtacgattgaaaaacagtgcagtgcATTTGGTGTAAATGTTCCCTAAGTCAGTAAATTaactaaaggtgaaatgtgtcatttctgcatcactaaCAGCACCAAAAGGAATTGCCAATAAtatctgttttcaaacaggtttcccaaacactctgccTGTCTTCGCAGTCCTgacccaaactcacgccattggttcaGTCAGTGTTTCCACGTTGGGCTGCTCAAACAATGGAACAAGATTGAAAGtaccacagaaacacagtgtttgCACTTTTCTGTGAAATCAAACTATCAATGTCTTAAAATTGTCTTTGCACATTCAactgagataggagaaagtatttcaacatcgaaaaaaattacacacttcacctttaaataaaacTTAAGGTACCATTGCTGACAGatgaaaatgcaatttaattactTCTAAAATCTCCAACATTTGGCAATGATGTATTGCTTCTGACAATGAATAACTGCTGaattacggaagccctgaactgcaatgtgacaaaaaaataaaaaaataaataaaaatttaaaaaataaaataaagaaataaaaaaactaaataaaaaaatagatgtcttttctctattttgttttctctctcaattttttctctctccaaaatgttattttctctgaattaaaaaataataataaaaaaaaaaaaaaaaatgagaaagaaaaccattttgagagagaaaataaaaatgtaggacataggctcaggaaggcacaaaGACAActaaatgttgttagaatatAAATTTATGgctaaactatcactttaaggatgcttgtcagatttgaacgaatctgtcaattagaagaaaagtttgaaaactttctagtaattatttcAGTGAAAAAACTTGAGCAATGTTCCACAAGCCcagttatatataatgctgaataaaacaaagcaagatcatgctttttaaagtcctgcatggattcttagttcagaGTAGTTACAGTATTTCGTCACAAGACTTttgatcattagttctgtacactaagggtaaactgcaccttatctctaTGTTTGGAAGCGtgttaggcttatttaagttcaaaACGTATTCTCTGTTGTCCATTAGAAAAACGTGCCACATCTGTTAAACACAGAAATGCTGtgcatgtgcagaaatgctgtctgcacATGATGGGCAGGGCAAAAGACATTTACACTTAATGCGCATGTTTACATGGATACAGAtgtattgcagcactgatataaaaatgtatgcttATAAACTGAACTCCTAAGACCCCATAGATACAGAATAACCCTGAAAATGACTATCAtcatgacacagacaagctcaCGTTATCACAAAATTGCCAAAACTTACCACAACGTGCtttcttaaattggagctgtaattttaatcttgaaatatcttggtgtaaaatgaaggcattgcatgacgaaagaAAGTGCTTGTTTTGAGCGCTTTCTGCAGGAGTGATGAGCTTGACTTGAGTGACAGAGCACTGCTGTAAGTTCTGCTGTCGTAAAAATCTCATTCAAAAAACTCTCAACAAAGTATGCATTTAATAACACTCATTGAATTAAAACCaataatgtaacgacaggaacgtcgcccataaattttttcatcagaaatttacttaagtaaatggtaaatggtctgcacttatatagcgccttttaaccttagcggttctaCAAAGCGCTTCACActgtctcattcacccattcacacacacacactcacacaccaatgacagagtaagagtaaaaagtgaCCACAAttaaacatactcataaaagtaattttccaatagttactcaagtaaatgtaacggagtaaatgtaacacgttactacccacctctgagctTTAGCATAAATGCAGTACTTTTTCAGGTCCACATGTTTGGATGAACTTAATGCAAATGCTGCAGTACCTTAATTTAAAAACTGTTAAGAGATATTTTTTGTTACTGTATGCATGTGATATCTAGGGTTTCACTGTTGAAAGTCAATATGAAAATagtattcacaacccattttacttccattatgtgatgtatttccaagtgaaacaggatgttCAATGAGAAGAAAACATTTGGGTATGGATCATGATAGTGGGTTTTTCATACaagaatggagccagacctgaatgcaaGTTTGCCATTAAATTTTGAAGGACAACTCTCCTCCATAATCACAGTTGGCCCCTACATTTGAGGAAACTTTTTGACTGGGACTGAAGGTCAAGTTCAACTTCTAGAGCATCTCAGTGTTTCCCAATGGTAATGACATTCCAATgtacttatttttgtcaaatctaTCATAATTTGCTATTATTGCCATAAGCTTTATAACATTTAAGGGATACTATACCCAAAaatgattctctcatcatttactcaccctcaagacatcccagatgtgtatgatattctttcttctgctgaacacaaacaaagatttttaagaagaatatatcagctctatgggtccatacaatgcaagtgaatggcgaccagaactccaaaagctccaaaaaggagataaagtcagcataaaagtaatccataagacttcagtggtttaatcaatgtcttctgaagcgatccagttggttttgggtgagaacagaccaaaatataactaatttttcactttacattttgacagcagtctcctaggcgatcaagatttcaagctcaattatactTCTAGcacttgacacatgtgcagaatGCTAGATGCCACAAAAGGAAGTGTAAttgtgcttgaaatcatgatcgccaaggagactgctgtcaagatgtacagtgaaaaatgtcctggttactttcgtaacctccgttccctgatggagggaacgagacgttgtgtcaatgtagtgacactaggggtcactcttgggagccccaaacacctctgctttttgaaaaaaggccaatgggaattggcgagtggaatttgcatgccactcccccggacatacgggtataaaaggagctggtatgcaatcacttattcaggttttgtgctgaggagccgagacaaggtcccggccatttcagtaggtagttcagtgttgtggcaagagggacacaacgtctcgttccctccatcagggaacggaggttatgaaagtaaccaggacgttccctatctgtcactcactcgatgttgtgtcgatgtagtgacactaggggtccctatacaaaacgccacaactagctgaactgtgttacgtggactggcagtgcgagacaggcagaccgctgtgtgcctcgtagccagtggaccaggccatcacgtaacctcccccaacactcttatgagcatcgaatggtccttcgggaacaagtcatctgcccaacaaatagggacaggctagcccagccgtggcctcttttcctcttttttctccccaaaaagagtggaatttgttaaccaactgggggccataaatgtctacgccggggggggtgtcactcccaaggggaagacaccgcagagaccacaccccgcccagagaaggggggggggggttattttgagtggaaatatgtcacatgatcttgtcatgtggagaagtcgccttAGGGGAGAGGAGTTTCTACATGCATGGTGACAggggacagaggggcctctgtccaaggaagatgcagtttaccaacagggaaacgatttagtggaagatatatcacatggggtcacctatggggaaccagtgcatgtggagcacctaccccagtacagggcttagttagcacatgtactgggccggcagcaagtttctccgcaaactcgtctgccacagggctaaggaggaaagtcatccagggatcacaacttcaaagtcaaaggcgcacgtcttcgcctcatgggaggggaaaggcgctatacacaagcggtacacccggtacacccagctgtcccggaacttacctgttcggacctgacaacacacgggacaaaaccggctcaaacCGGAGATTacagaacctcacaaaggtgttgggttggctgctctgcagatgtctaccaaagaggcgccactggtcagggcccaggaggccgctacactcctaatAGTGTGGGCTCGTAGCGCcatggggggcggcacatcctgagcgtgatatgccatcatgatggcgccaatgacccagtgggcgatcctctgtttggagacagcgcttcctttccgctgtccaccaaagcagacaaagagctgctcggagcttctaaagctctgcgattgatccaaatagatgcataaagcatgcaccggacacagcaacaccaaagctgggtctgcctcctcctggggcagtgcttgcaggttcaccacctgatccctaaatggggtcatgggaaccttgggcacatagcccagtcggaccgaactccaggcacgttttactgacagagaatgcctgcaggtcctctaccctcttgatggaagtgagcacagtcaggagggcagtcttcaaagagagtgccttaagctcagctgactccaggggctcgaaggggctccctgtagatcctgaaggactacagagaggtcccatgaggggatgagacgtggtctggagggattcaacctcctagcgcctctcaggaacctgatcaTGTCATGCttacctaaggacttaccgtgtcgtggtgtgccgctatagtggctacatacatcttcaaggtggagggggacagccgcccctccagcctctcctgctgaaaggaaagcaccgatccgactgcacatctctgcgggtcttcgcgtcgggaagaacaccacttagcgaacagacgccacttcaaagcatgtaggcgccttgtagagggagctctagcctgagtgatcgtgtctatcacgacaggtggtaggccacttaggtcttccgtgtcccgtccaagggccagatgtggagattccagaggtctggtcatggggaaattctctgggggggggggggtggctgtcgtgaggagcgtgaggtccgagaaccatgtctgggtgggccagaagggtggtactaggatgacctgctccttgttctccctgaccttgcacagggtctgtgcaagtaggctcactgggggaaacgcatatttgcatagtccagggggccagctgtatgccagcgcatgtataccgaggggtgcctcggtcaggggtACCAAagcggacagtgggaggattaccgggaagcaaacaggtctacctgtgctcgaccgaatcaactccaaatcagctggaccacctgggggtggagtctccactctcccctgtgcataacctgtcatgacagcgcgtcctctgtggtgttgaggtcgcccaggatgtgagtggctcgtagcgactcgaggtgctgctgactccagaggaggagacggcgggtgagttgtgacatgcaatggaagtgtagaccgccttgacggagCCTGAGGCATCACATCACGGGGgcttgagccccgtggccatactgagtcgagggacatcgaagcacttacctggctcctgatacccaccataagattggtcaaggaggggggagcaggaacatcgtccccgcagtctgTCAGAGCCAACCCGgtatgggcgtgtttgtgccacagctgggcgcgcaggggcggggggttcactgctggagtgccaaacctgccgaaatgcgatggtggacggcggtcgtgacaacagagaacaaggaaaccactcttttgttgaagtattgggtaccgcagcctttgggcatgtggtgaaaaatgaaagaaaagattctgcttcctgcggtgggctccacaccggggccgggacgtgggggcgggctgcagcggagccggtgctgtttcTGCAGGAGGATACCCTttgcgatgagcagacggggtgcggggtcttgagccgtgccggggcaggatgtgctgtatagcctccgtctgcttcttcaccaccgagaactgctgggccaagtcctcgatggtgtcgccgaacaggctgacctgggaaatgggggcatcaaggaaccgtgccttgtcagcctctctcatctcgaccaggttgagccataggtggcgctcctggaccaccagggtggacatcacctgcccgagagaccgcgccatgaccttcgtcatctggagagcgaggtcagtcgccgagcacagctcctgcatcaatcccgggtcagaactacccttgtgcagttctcttagcgctttggcttggtgcacttgcaggaaaGCTATGGTGTGCAGGgctgaggcggcctgtccagcggaatgggaggtctgtggggagttacctggcagagtggctcccattagggtccccaaatcgcccccagtgctaaccgatgcggcctcaaacccgtaggtagatggaccaaggcggggagccactggggtggtctttccttctaacgaaggaaaaaccgtgaccacaacgttgccatggtcacgctctcgcagtgagaacatgacccgtccacaaatgctgtctccgtgtgggcagcgcccaagcacgtaagcggagatcggaagcagagaggtaatgaccgcaaccaggaaatacacaaacggagaggcatctttaaaaaggcgctctccgttaatgccactcttttaagaaggaaaaatatactctatatatactttatatatactttagtaggaagaatatactcttttagctactgaagcacccaggggcgttatctgcacttcaccagtgcaagagggggagaagccactgtaatgcgccgtaaatccaacagcttttcgaggtgaatggatcggcagagtaattcagctcgctgaacacaaccgctcggctccgaagagaaaatctgaatgagtggttgcataccagctccttttatacccgtatgtccgggggagtggcgtgcaaattccactcgccaattcccattggtcttttttcaaaaagcagaggtgtttggggctccaaagagtgacccctagtgtcactacattgacacaacgtcgagtgacagatagggaaagagtattttggtctgttctcacccaaaaccaactggatcacttcagaagacattaattaaaccattggagtctggtggattacttttatgctgcctttatctccttttttgagTTTTTGGacttctagtcaccattcacttgtattcaTATTTGCAATCTATGAACCTGCAGAGCTGATGAATTAttttaaaactctttgtttgtgttca is a window encoding:
- the LOC127422041 gene encoding sodium channel subunit beta-2-like — protein: MGILLQSGEMHWTAAFKLSCVALVMFLACPTSSMDVLVPQQINVLNGTDVKIPCAFTSCYKLDPSKFAMNWTYKETSNSTEEMFMTYKNRITPLKSSRFGDRVVFSGILEKNDLSITILNVQLTDEGIYNCYVRNPPDRIQGQGTIQLFILTELPPPRDSTIAVAMGASVGGILALLILSMVVVKCIRRHKNQELISDEQKMEEEGKADGEGGTEEATKNV